Proteins from a genomic interval of Flammeovirgaceae bacterium SG7u.111:
- a CDS encoding DUF3857 domain-containing protein yields MKLQSIILSLLLLTICSGGLLAKNDPKYPVSAIPEELLEGADAVLRFDSNVFEVKDKGHGVFKTKWAYTILNKNGKRHAELATGYDKLKKINLIKGTVYDAFGSEVDKLKNIDIKDQSAVSGSSLFDDNRMKVAELTYHQYPYTVEFELEVEYEGLMFYRPWFPHPTSKSAVELSYYEVIMPEGLELRYKEMNFDKCNGEIKTVKAGKNVFRWEARNLKAYKPEGYTNNEDEAYVLLAPSAFSLEGFDGDLSSWDSYGKFIYQLWDNRQELSPEAVAEIQKVVSGLDNEVDKIKAVYKYLQENTRYVSIQLGIGGWQPFPASLVAEKGYGDCKALVNYTHALLKEVGIKSHVALVKAGDDDDPILTDFPSAQFNHVILCVPQESDTIWLECTSQTEAFNYLGDFTDDRDVLLFSEEGGKIVRTPAYDKHENLLLRVGEFVLDEEGNAKGKLNNEYHALQEGTRAFVVEVPKEDQKEWLYEKLDISTFDILDFNLVRHKDDSPYVEEAMEISIRKCASKSGKRLFLRPNLLSKWDGVPKELEERKNDVYLSKYYDFIDIDTMVYQIPENYHLESVARDQKIESDFGLYESRIKVEGNKVTYTRRMEMNSGRYSKESYVEFRDFLKKVNKADKKRLVFVNKT; encoded by the coding sequence ATGAAGTTACAGTCAATTATTCTATCGCTTTTACTTCTAACTATATGTTCTGGAGGGTTACTGGCGAAAAATGACCCCAAATACCCTGTAAGTGCTATACCAGAGGAGTTGCTGGAAGGAGCAGATGCTGTTTTGCGCTTCGATAGCAACGTTTTTGAAGTGAAGGATAAGGGGCATGGCGTGTTCAAGACCAAGTGGGCCTACACTATTTTGAATAAGAATGGGAAAAGGCATGCGGAGCTTGCCACAGGCTATGATAAGCTAAAAAAGATCAACTTGATAAAGGGAACTGTTTATGATGCTTTTGGTAGTGAGGTTGACAAACTGAAAAATATCGATATCAAAGATCAGAGTGCAGTTTCTGGCAGTTCCTTGTTCGATGATAACCGAATGAAAGTTGCCGAATTGACTTACCATCAGTATCCCTACACAGTGGAATTTGAATTGGAAGTTGAATACGAAGGCTTGATGTTTTACAGACCTTGGTTTCCGCACCCAACATCCAAATCGGCGGTGGAATTGTCTTATTACGAGGTGATTATGCCCGAGGGGCTAGAGCTTCGGTACAAGGAGATGAACTTTGACAAGTGCAATGGTGAAATAAAAACTGTAAAGGCAGGAAAGAATGTTTTTCGTTGGGAAGCTAGGAATCTCAAAGCTTACAAGCCAGAAGGATATACCAACAATGAAGATGAGGCATATGTATTACTCGCTCCTTCCGCTTTTTCTTTAGAAGGTTTTGATGGAGATTTGAGTTCTTGGGATTCGTACGGAAAGTTTATTTACCAACTTTGGGATAACAGGCAGGAGCTTTCCCCAGAGGCAGTTGCCGAAATACAAAAGGTGGTAAGTGGCTTGGATAATGAAGTGGACAAAATAAAGGCGGTTTACAAGTATCTTCAGGAAAACACCAGGTACGTGAGTATTCAGTTGGGAATAGGGGGGTGGCAACCTTTTCCAGCTTCTTTGGTAGCAGAAAAAGGTTATGGCGATTGCAAGGCCTTGGTGAATTATACTCATGCGCTGCTGAAAGAAGTCGGGATAAAATCTCATGTAGCTTTGGTAAAAGCTGGCGATGATGATGACCCAATTCTTACAGATTTCCCTTCAGCTCAGTTCAACCATGTTATTCTTTGCGTACCCCAAGAAAGCGACACTATTTGGCTAGAGTGTACCAGCCAGACAGAAGCATTCAATTACCTTGGCGATTTTACAGATGATAGGGATGTGCTGCTGTTTTCAGAAGAAGGTGGCAAGATTGTTCGCACACCTGCTTACGATAAGCATGAAAACTTGCTCTTGAGGGTAGGGGAGTTTGTATTGGACGAAGAAGGAAACGCTAAGGGGAAGTTAAATAATGAGTACCATGCATTGCAGGAAGGTACAAGGGCTTTTGTGGTAGAGGTGCCAAAAGAAGATCAAAAAGAATGGTTGTACGAGAAATTGGATATTTCAACGTTTGATATTCTCGATTTTAACCTGGTAAGGCACAAGGATGATTCTCCGTATGTAGAAGAAGCCATGGAGATTTCTATCAGAAAATGTGCATCTAAAAGTGGGAAGCGCTTGTTTCTTCGACCAAACTTATTGTCGAAATGGGATGGTGTTCCTAAAGAATTGGAGGAGAGGAAGAATGATGTTTACCTCAGCAAGTACTACGATTTTATAGATATAGATACGATGGTATACCAGATTCCGGAGAATTATCATTTGGAGTCGGTCGCAAGAGATCAGAAAATTGAATCGGATTTTGGGCTTTACGAATCGAGAATAAAGGTAGAGGGGAATAAGGTTACGTATACCAGAAGGATGGAAATGAACTCGGGTAGGTATTCAAAAGAATCGTATGTTGAGTTTAGGGACTTCCTTAAGAAAGTAAATAAAGCCGATAAAAAGCGGCTGGTTTTTGTGAATAAAACCTAG
- a CDS encoding DUF4202 domain-containing protein: MSKLENTLKAFDAANTEDPNKETWEGKEYPKELIYGQRMSEMLGKYSEGETPSETLQLASRCQHIRRWTIPRSDYPMDRKGYLKWRTQLKIFHGEEAGKIMAEHGYDEETIQTVKDLLMKKNLKKDPESQALEDVICLVFLQYYYDDFLAKHPEEKIIEILQKTWGKMTEKGHDHALQLQYTDKGLLLVKRALGLA; encoded by the coding sequence ATGAGCAAATTAGAAAACACTCTCAAAGCATTTGATGCCGCTAACACAGAAGATCCCAACAAAGAAACATGGGAAGGGAAAGAATATCCCAAAGAGCTGATATATGGGCAAAGAATGAGCGAAATGCTCGGAAAATATAGCGAAGGAGAAACCCCAAGCGAAACACTCCAACTTGCCTCGCGCTGCCAGCACATTCGTCGCTGGACTATTCCCCGAAGCGATTACCCCATGGACAGGAAGGGTTACCTCAAATGGCGGACGCAATTAAAAATATTCCATGGCGAAGAAGCTGGGAAAATCATGGCTGAACATGGCTATGATGAGGAAACTATTCAGACAGTGAAAGATTTGCTGATGAAAAAGAACCTCAAAAAAGACCCCGAAAGCCAAGCACTGGAAGACGTAATCTGCTTGGTATTTCTACAGTATTATTATGATGACTTCCTTGCCAAGCACCCAGAAGAAAAAATCATCGAAATCCTCCAGAAAACATGGGGCAAAATGACGGAAAAAGGGCATGACCACGCTCTTCAACTTCAGTACACCGACAAGGGTTTGCTGCTAGTTAAACGGGCATTAGGATTAGCCTAA
- a CDS encoding SHOCT domain-containing protein, with translation MNARFTDVSIQNLTNIANRYGVSSGAAQDLAHALMMSGGSMAQFNIPELGGGGQWMQGGMTMVGDMFNNNLKAVVDGLCIDISNLINQGAVQYVPLPKPKQHQGQQGGQYGGNWWGDLGFPNSTGSQNGMNYAIFNQISRLAIQLNGKVTIYDTLDHQIGGVGQQQGGGYSVSFTSQYGNVDLNSLPIVSGEDNRPKPQRDPAPQNNQAQQPSQVETNSDLEEDIFVKIEKLAGLKNKGILSAEEFDSKKAELLGRL, from the coding sequence ATGAATGCAAGATTTACGGATGTTAGCATCCAGAATTTGACAAATATAGCGAACAGGTACGGTGTGAGTTCAGGCGCAGCGCAGGACTTGGCACATGCGCTGATGATGAGCGGTGGAAGCATGGCTCAATTTAACATTCCAGAGCTTGGTGGCGGTGGGCAATGGATGCAGGGCGGAATGACTATGGTAGGAGATATGTTCAACAATAATTTGAAAGCAGTTGTTGATGGGCTTTGTATAGATATTTCAAACCTGATAAATCAGGGCGCTGTTCAGTATGTGCCTCTTCCAAAACCCAAGCAGCACCAAGGTCAGCAGGGTGGGCAGTATGGTGGTAACTGGTGGGGAGATTTAGGTTTTCCAAATTCGACTGGTAGCCAAAATGGTATGAACTACGCCATCTTTAACCAAATATCTCGCTTGGCTATTCAGCTGAATGGAAAAGTGACTATTTATGACACACTGGATCACCAGATAGGAGGGGTAGGGCAGCAGCAAGGCGGAGGATATTCGGTTTCGTTTACCAGCCAATATGGAAATGTTGACCTGAACTCGTTACCGATTGTATCGGGTGAAGACAACCGTCCGAAGCCTCAGCGAGATCCTGCTCCGCAAAATAATCAAGCGCAGCAACCATCTCAAGTTGAAACCAACAGCGATTTGGAAGAAGATATTTTTGTGAAAATCGAAAAATTAGCTGGATTAAAAAACAAGGGAATACTTTCAGCTGAAGAGTTTGATAGCAAAAAAGCTGAGCTTCTTGGCAGGTTGTAA
- a CDS encoding transglutaminase domain-containing protein, which produces MKTCFLVLTLLIGLNCTAAFAQLKVKYGKFDQSELDMKVYEKDTAANAVVLFDKGRSYIQYGSEGFQLYHKRHRRVKILNKQGYEHADFSVVLYDEGGNDEKITSLKGHTYVVKNGKVEKFKLEKKDVFKEHIRGNWYRHKFTMPNIEEGAIYEIEYSILSDFIFNLQEWYFQEDIPVLYSEYQTEIPEYFGYRPFPQGHFAFTDHQTSEKRGNINLGQGESLDYRVNQDLWVVKDAPALELEDFVTTYEDYVKKIEYQLIYTDYPNDSRKDVSATWPKVARQLMESENFGYQLGRTGFLKSEVKAICAQHSTPEEQIAAIVSFVQNNVKWDEINSLYSNGIKKALDEHKGNSADMNLMMIVMLREAGLKADPVILSTRQHGRVNQFFPKLDDFNYVLAYVRTGEQKFLIDATDPLLPVGMVPYKCMNGQGRIITEAHTDWINIDTGGMITEVVNVVMRVNEDGEFAGEMRAISGSYAARVMRSEILRTDEEKYMEENWNGDETGILIDEYKIEGVKKDLAQPVKNSIKFTLDGLTTEDDMLYLNPVLVKSFEENPFKQEEREYPVDFGSKILQSFKMTFTLPEGFDVEEIPESVAIALPNKAGSFSYRIFQQGGVLMVTNTVKINQTLFAPSDYAVLKEFFAQIIEKEAEQLVLKRRT; this is translated from the coding sequence ATGAAAACTTGTTTTCTAGTACTGACCCTTCTTATTGGGTTGAATTGCACTGCCGCTTTTGCCCAACTTAAGGTGAAGTATGGGAAGTTTGATCAAAGTGAGCTGGATATGAAAGTTTATGAAAAAGACACAGCTGCAAATGCGGTCGTTCTTTTCGACAAGGGGAGGAGTTACATTCAGTATGGTAGCGAGGGTTTCCAGCTTTACCACAAAAGGCATCGTAGGGTGAAAATCCTGAACAAACAAGGTTATGAGCACGCTGACTTTTCTGTTGTTCTTTACGATGAAGGTGGAAATGATGAAAAGATAACAAGCTTGAAAGGCCATACTTATGTAGTGAAAAATGGTAAAGTAGAGAAGTTTAAGTTGGAGAAGAAAGATGTGTTTAAAGAGCATATCCGTGGTAATTGGTATAGACATAAGTTTACCATGCCGAATATTGAAGAGGGAGCCATCTATGAAATAGAATATAGTATTCTTTCAGACTTTATCTTTAATCTTCAGGAATGGTACTTCCAAGAGGATATTCCCGTATTGTATAGCGAATATCAAACTGAAATTCCAGAATATTTTGGTTATCGCCCATTCCCTCAGGGGCATTTTGCATTCACTGACCATCAAACATCTGAAAAGAGAGGAAATATCAACCTTGGACAAGGGGAAAGTTTGGATTATAGAGTGAACCAAGACTTGTGGGTTGTAAAAGATGCGCCAGCCCTGGAGCTCGAAGATTTTGTGACTACCTACGAAGACTACGTGAAAAAGATCGAATATCAATTGATCTATACGGACTACCCGAATGACTCTAGGAAGGATGTGTCGGCTACTTGGCCAAAAGTGGCAAGACAACTGATGGAATCTGAAAATTTTGGGTATCAATTGGGACGGACTGGTTTTTTGAAAAGTGAGGTAAAAGCTATTTGTGCACAGCATTCTACTCCAGAAGAACAAATAGCGGCTATTGTTTCATTTGTACAAAACAATGTGAAATGGGATGAAATAAACAGTCTGTATTCTAATGGAATAAAGAAAGCTTTGGATGAGCATAAGGGCAATTCTGCTGATATGAATTTGATGATGATAGTGATGTTGAGGGAAGCTGGGCTAAAAGCGGACCCCGTTATCCTGAGCACAAGGCAACATGGTAGGGTAAATCAATTTTTCCCTAAACTTGATGATTTTAATTATGTACTGGCTTATGTGAGAACAGGTGAACAGAAGTTTTTGATTGATGCAACAGATCCACTTTTACCTGTAGGAATGGTGCCTTACAAATGTATGAATGGGCAAGGAAGGATTATTACTGAGGCACATACAGATTGGATAAATATTGATACTGGCGGAATGATTACCGAAGTGGTAAATGTAGTGATGAGGGTGAACGAAGATGGGGAGTTTGCAGGTGAAATGCGAGCGATATCGGGAAGTTATGCGGCTAGGGTGATGAGAAGTGAAATTCTGCGAACAGATGAGGAAAAATACATGGAGGAGAATTGGAACGGAGATGAAACAGGTATCTTGATAGATGAATATAAAATAGAAGGGGTAAAGAAAGACCTTGCCCAACCTGTTAAAAACTCTATCAAATTTACATTAGATGGCTTGACTACTGAAGATGATATGCTTTATCTTAACCCTGTTTTGGTTAAGTCTTTTGAGGAAAACCCTTTCAAACAAGAAGAAAGAGAATATCCTGTTGATTTTGGTTCTAAGATATTGCAATCATTCAAAATGACTTTTACTCTTCCCGAGGGTTTTGATGTGGAAGAAATACCTGAATCTGTAGCAATTGCATTACCCAACAAGGCTGGTAGTTTTTCTTATAGAATCTTCCAGCAAGGTGGGGTGCTTATGGTTACGAATACAGTCAAGATTAACCAAACTCTTTTTGCTCCATCAGATTATGCTGTGTTGAAAGAGTTTTTTGCTCAAATTATAGAAAAAGAGGCCGAGCAATTAGTATTAAAAAGAAGGACATAG
- a CDS encoding type I phosphomannose isomerase catalytic subunit: MSTLYPLKFKTIFKDKLWGGEKMKTVLGKDFSPLPNCGETWEISGVEGNISEVSEGELEGKLLTELIETYKDKLVGKKVYEKFGDEFPLLVKFIDANDDLSIQVHPDDKLAAERHNSFGKTEMWYVFQADEGSKLNAGFSKEVDKETYLKHLKENTLDEILNIEEVQADDVYFIPAGRVHYIGKGCLLAEIQQTSDVTYRIYDFDRKDDKGNARELHTEEALDAIDYKHYDQYKTEYKKEENTCTKLVTSDYFETKVLRYTGEETERDYRHLDSFVIYVCFEGKVELEYADGKITIEKGDAVLLPASLKYVKLKPKSQYRMLESYVPNFI; this comes from the coding sequence ATGTCGACATTATATCCACTCAAATTCAAGACTATATTTAAAGACAAGCTTTGGGGCGGTGAAAAGATGAAAACCGTACTTGGAAAAGATTTTTCCCCCTTACCCAACTGCGGCGAGACCTGGGAGATTTCGGGTGTGGAAGGAAATATTTCTGAGGTAAGCGAAGGGGAACTAGAAGGAAAATTGCTTACTGAGCTTATAGAAACTTACAAAGACAAACTAGTGGGCAAAAAGGTTTATGAAAAGTTTGGGGATGAATTCCCACTTTTAGTAAAATTTATCGATGCCAACGATGACCTTTCTATCCAAGTCCACCCTGACGATAAACTAGCTGCCGAGCGCCATAATTCTTTTGGCAAAACCGAGATGTGGTACGTGTTCCAAGCAGATGAAGGAAGTAAACTAAATGCAGGCTTCAGCAAGGAAGTGGACAAAGAAACCTATCTCAAGCACCTAAAGGAAAATACGCTTGATGAAATCTTGAATATTGAAGAAGTCCAAGCCGACGATGTGTATTTCATTCCCGCCGGAAGAGTCCACTACATAGGCAAAGGATGCCTACTTGCGGAAATACAACAAACTTCTGACGTTACCTACAGAATTTATGATTTTGACAGGAAAGATGACAAGGGAAATGCGAGGGAGTTGCACACCGAGGAAGCACTTGATGCCATCGATTACAAGCACTATGATCAGTACAAAACCGAGTATAAAAAAGAGGAAAACACCTGCACGAAACTGGTAACTTCAGATTATTTCGAGACCAAAGTATTGAGATACACAGGTGAAGAAACCGAACGTGATTACCGCCACCTCGATTCCTTTGTTATTTATGTTTGCTTTGAAGGAAAAGTTGAATTGGAATATGCGGATGGAAAAATTACCATTGAAAAAGGAGATGCCGTTCTACTCCCCGCCAGCTTGAAATACGTGAAATTAAAGCCAAAATCGCAATACAGAATGCTTGAGTCTTATGTACCTAACTTCATTTAG